The window TCATGGTAAGAATTCGCTTTTCTGCTCTTCTGTTTTCTAGTGTCATTCTCTCAAATCCAATCGTTTTTTGTTATAAGTAAGGGGAGATAGAAATTTCTGTTTTGTATTAATGCAGGGGATATAAAAATATCTGCATATCCTTATTAATTATCTTACATGATGTTCGGTAATATCTTAGAAATCTTTGGGTCTGTTTGTTAATAATTCCTTGATTTTATCTTTCAATTCCGACAGATCTGAGGACTTGACAATATAGGCATCAGCTGCCCATGTCATAAAACTGCTTTTGTAACTCCCATAAGCGGTATTTATTATAATGGGGATCTGTTTGTGTTGGCTCAGTATCTTCCCTATCGTTTCAATACCATCCATCCGAGGCATGTTAATGTCCAGGATAATCAGATCCGGAGGTTTTTCCTTAACTTTCTCTATGGCGTCTTTCCCATCAAAGGCCGTTACAATCGTATAGCCTTCACGCTGCAGCTCTTCTTCATAGAGTAGTTGCTGGTTTTTATTATCTTCTACGACAAGAATAGTAGGCATACTGATGTATCCTTTTTTTATAATCGAAAACGGGTGTACAGAAAAAGTTAATGTATCGGCAGGAATAACGATATAGTTGTCCCTCTGCCACATTTGCTGTTGACACAGACCTTACCACCGTGTTCCTCAATAATCTTGCGGCAGATTGCCAGGCCCACGCCACTACCTTCTGATTTCGTTGTATAAAAGGGGTCAAAAATATTCTGTAATTCTTCCTCTGACATTCCAGTGCCGGTATCTACAACATCTATCTTTATTGAATCTTCAATCAACGTAATCCTGATTGTGAGATCTCCACCGTCGGGCATCGACTCAACCGCGTTCATGAGTGTATTAAAAAGCACTTGCGTAATTTGTGATGAGATGGCCAATACGGGTGGGATATCGGGAGCAAATTCCTTGGAGAAGTGTATCTTCCTCTCTTTAAAATAGTTCTCCATGAGAGAACAGGTGTTTTCTGCGATGTCACAAATTTGGCTGGCGGCTTTTTTCGGGATTGAGGGTTTACTAAAATTGCTAATATTTTTCAGTATATTTTCCAGTCGTATCACTTCGTCCAGGATAATGTTCAGATTCGTTTTAATTTTTGCATCTTCAAAATGAAAACGGGTAAGAGATCGGGTAAATCCCCCGATTGTTACCAGTGGGTTTCTGATTTCATGGGCAATATATGATGCCATTGAACCTATGGCAGCAAATTTTTCTGCTCGAATGAGCCGTTGTTGGGTTGTTGTGAGTTGGGTCACTTTATCTTCCAGTCTTTTACAGGTTTCTGCATTTTCAATAGCTAATGCCGCCTGGGTGGCAAACATTGTCAGGACATTTACGAGATCGGGAGTAATCGGGACCCGCGTGTAGATATTATCTGCAACAATAACACCTATTGACTCATTTCTTACTATCAGGGGTACACAGACAAATTCGTTTACTCCTAATGTGCTTCTGAATTCTTCCGTTATGTGTGGATCATCCGCTGCATTAACAACGAGTATGGGTTTATTTTCTCTCGCGCAAGTAACAATAACCTCGTTTGTATCCGAAAGCATGTACTCCATCTGCCGTGTCATGTGAGTAAAGGTCTCATCAAAATCGTTGTCATATTCCAGGGAGTCAAGAATTTCTTCGAGCGAACTATATTTCTTTGATATTTCTCCCCATATACGGATTGCCTCTTCCATGCTTGATGGTCCTACAGCCAATTTCCCTCGAATAACCTTCTCTTCTTTATTCACGAGAAAAAGCATTGCCCGGTTAAATCCAAAGGCATGGCCAGTGGTTACACAGGTTAATACGAGACGCAGTAATCTGTCAAGATGGAGCGTTCCCTGCATTTTTTCCCCAAGTTTTTGTAATAAGAAGAGCCAGTGTAAAGACTTGTCGCTTTCTGTTACATCCTCCAGATGGACCAGCACATTTTCAATAATACCTTTTCTGTTGGTGACAGGAATGGCGATGCGTTGCACGCATAATCGTTTTTTTGCTTTTGTGGTTATCCATGTTTCAAGTACCCGGCCTTCCTCCCCCCTGAATACCTTAAGCGCCTGGCAGCTATCTATTCCGGTTTCATCACAATGGAAAATATCTTTGCAGCTGCGGCCCAGCGGGGACTCTTTGAGAGCAAGCCAGTCACCGAGTGTTTTATTGGCCCACACAATTTGCAAATCCTTATCAAGCAGACACAGGCCAGCCTCAATGACGTCCATTATGTCATCATTCTTTCGCCTCTCCCTGCCCTTGTGTTTCTGGAGGTTTCTCAGATTCCAGCCTGTTTCGGTGTCTTGAGAAAATCCCCCTTCTGCGGAGTCGCTCTTTTTTATGCTGCTCTTTAATGATTGACATAGACTGTCCAGTTTTTCTGTTAAGTCTTCATCAAGGACCATTCCCTGAGACCGGCTCAGGATATTTCTCAGGGTATCAATCATTTTGAATTGATCGTGTTCCATACATTTATCAGTCACGGTTTCTTCAGTCATTTTGTTTTATTCCGTTATGACGTGGGATCAATCAGTTAAGAGTCAGGGGAAAAAAGGCCTGGTGTATTTTCCCGAACCCCGAGGGTGTGCCCCTATCTGATTATACCTCTGATCATAACATTTGCAAGCTATTCATACCTTTCCAAACGGTACCTTTATCGAAATGATACAATGCTGCACACCTTGAGTAAAAAGCAAGTCACTCGTATAAATATTTTTCT is drawn from Candidatus Scalindua sp. and contains these coding sequences:
- a CDS encoding response regulator codes for the protein MPTILVVEDNKNQQLLYEEELQREGYTIVTAFDGKDAIEKVKEKPPDLIILDINMPRMDGIETIGKILSQHKQIPIIINTAYGSYKSSFMTWAADAYIVKSSDLSELKDKIKELLTNRPKDF
- a CDS encoding ATP-binding protein: MTEETVTDKCMEHDQFKMIDTLRNILSRSQGMVLDEDLTEKLDSLCQSLKSSIKKSDSAEGGFSQDTETGWNLRNLQKHKGRERRKNDDIMDVIEAGLCLLDKDLQIVWANKTLGDWLALKESPLGRSCKDIFHCDETGIDSCQALKVFRGEEGRVLETWITTKAKKRLCVQRIAIPVTNRKGIIENVLVHLEDVTESDKSLHWLFLLQKLGEKMQGTLHLDRLLRLVLTCVTTGHAFGFNRAMLFLVNKEEKVIRGKLAVGPSSMEEAIRIWGEISKKYSSLEEILDSLEYDNDFDETFTHMTRQMEYMLSDTNEVIVTCARENKPILVVNAADDPHITEEFRSTLGVNEFVCVPLIVRNESIGVIVADNIYTRVPITPDLVNVLTMFATQAALAIENAETCKRLEDKVTQLTTTQQRLIRAEKFAAIGSMASYIAHEIRNPLVTIGGFTRSLTRFHFEDAKIKTNLNIILDEVIRLENILKNISNFSKPSIPKKAASQICDIAENTCSLMENYFKERKIHFSKEFAPDIPPVLAISSQITQVLFNTLMNAVESMPDGGDLTIRITLIEDSIKIDVVDTGTGMSEEELQNIFDPFYTTKSEGSGVGLAICRKIIEEHGGKVCVNSKCGRGTTISLFLPIH